The Aspergillus luchuensis IFO 4308 DNA, chromosome 7, nearly complete sequence genome has a segment encoding these proteins:
- a CDS encoding Zn(II)2Cys6 transcription factor domain-containing protein (COG:S;~EggNog:ENOG410PWP8;~InterPro:IPR036864,IPR001138;~PFAM:PF00172;~TransMembrane:1 (o394-411i);~antiSMASH:Cluster_7.5;~go_function: GO:0000981 - DNA-binding transcription factor activity, RNA polymerase II-specific [Evidence IEA];~go_function: GO:0008270 - zinc ion binding [Evidence IEA];~go_process: GO:0006355 - regulation of transcription, DNA-templated [Evidence IEA]), with protein MSDSAPSKTTTTITTTNGPKLRTACDNCQLSKVRCSRGKPSCWRCSQSGVQCVYSPLRRTGRPPKNSDNNAAMRREKATSIQSSTTNPSQNRTPRDIITRDASPDRTSFRRHPPQDAIAANDAPTTCSPVRLQQPPTDLAASSAAPGGAILARHPMGNAQSQELTQNPALSMANLHMGASTIDFSDLDMDLDLDSGIWAVPAMSDLAMDYSQGTIDPTAMTSSETDEMGHITLGSVLSSPSTAFDPHEPRGCAHRAQNNPPTTLLSGLGALSTTMSTVMPISSVSEEIAETGMASPPPSAPTTASSSHHVSSLSGARNRSVGPGTRERASDRPCSQDGTCYKALSGLLAKLGDFDLSPAEAMQLDGLLCIDRELQNKVRMALDCGHCTEMPSNQNLLMIIYMSLDSLLALFEKQQRQHKDSSGSANGYNNRSSSTATAAIVAAAAPRRHLVSHSRLPSSRFPHEKSDDTSSRRLRQFPWTEQSLVVGSFLVDDVVKASFLQRLVLDYIDNVLSILAELERMADKIMKGVNCMISRQKSDDIYKRLYFLRARLLLAINENGTL; from the coding sequence ATGAGCGATTCAGCACCATCAAAGACCACGACAACCATAACAACAACGAATGGACCTAAGCTACGTACAGCATGCGATAATTGTCAGCTGTCCAAAGTACGATGTAGTCGAGGCAAGCCTTCGTGCTGGCGGTGCAGCCAGAGCGGCGTCCAGTGCGTATATAGCCCACTAAGGAGGACTGGGCGCCCACCCAAGAATAGCGACAACAATGCTGCCATGCGGCGTGAAAAGGCCACTTCGATCCAGTCGTCGACTACAAATCCATCACAAAATCGCACTCCCCGCGACATTATCACCCGGGACGCCTCGCCCGATCGCACAAGTTTCCGTCGCCATCCACCGCAGGACGCCATCGCCGCCAATGACGCGCCGACAACCTGTTCGCCAGTACGGCTGCAACAGCCTCCGACGGACTTGGCCGCATCTTCAGCCGCACCAGGCGGTGCAATACTTGCCAGACATCCCATGGGCAACGCTCAATCCCAAGAGCTAACCCAGAATCCTGCGCTGTCCATGGCAAATTTGCACATGGGCGCCAGTACCATTGACTTCTCCGACTTGGATATGGATCTGGACCTGGATTCGGGCATATGGGCGGTGCCGGCCATGTCAGACCTGGCAATGGATTACAGCCAGGGGACTATCGACCCGACCGCTATGACCAGCTCAGAAACGGACGAGATGGGCCATATCACGCTGGGCTCAGTGCTCTCGTCCCCCTCCACTGCATTCGACCCCCACGAACCAAGAGGCTGCGCGCATCGAGCCCAAAACAATCCACCAACGACTCTCCTGAGCGGTCTTGGCGCCCTGTCGACCACCATGTCGACTGTCATGCCAATCAGCAGCGTCTCTGAGGAAATTGCCGAGACGGGAATGGCTAGCCCGCCCCCGTCGGCGCCGACCACAGCCTCGTCCAGCCATCACGTATCATCACTCTCGGGCGCACGCAACAGGAGCGTCGGCCCCGGCACGCGAGAGCGTGCTAGCGATAGGCCGTGTTCGCAGGATGGAACCTGCTATAAGGCCCTTTCCGGGCTGCTGGCCAAGCTGGGCGACTTTGACCTGTCCCCAGCAGAGGCCATGCAGCTGGATGGCCTGTTGTGCATCGACCGTGAGCTCCAGAACAAAGTACGCATGGCACTTGACTGCGGCCATTGCACGGAGATGCCCAGTAATCAAAACCTGCTCATGATTATATACATGTCCCTCGACAGCTTATTGGCTCTCTTTGAGAAACAGCAAAGACAACACAAAGACAGCTCAGGCAGCGCCAATGGCTACAACAATCGAAGTTCTTCGACCGCAACGGCCGCCatcgtcgccgccgccgccccgCGACGACATCTCGTGTCGCATTCGCGTCTGCCGTCTTCTCGATTCCCCCACGAGAAGTCTGATGACACAAGCTCTCGGAGACTGCGCCAATTTCCATGGACCGAACAATCTCTTGTTGTCGGCAGCTTCCTCGTAGATGATGTGGTCAAGGCGAGTTTTCTGCAGCGCCTTGTTTTGGATTACATTGACAATGTACTCTCCATACTTGCTGAGCTTGAAAGGATGGCTGATAAAATAATGAAGGGCGTGAATTGCATGATATCCCGACAGAAGTCTGATGATATCTACAAAAGGTTGTATTTCCTGCGCGCCAGACTACTTTTGGCAATAAACGAGAACGGCACGTTGTAA
- the spt4 gene encoding transcription elongation factor SPT4 (BUSCO:EOG09265BBJ;~COG:K;~EggNog:ENOG410PQ6M;~InterPro:IPR009287,IPR022800,IPR038510,IPR029040;~PFAM:PF06093;~antiSMASH:Cluster_7.5;~go_component: GO:0005634 - nucleus [Evidence IEA];~go_function: GO:0008270 - zinc ion binding [Evidence IEA];~go_process: GO:0006355 - regulation of transcription, DNA-templated [Evidence IEA];~go_process: GO:0032786 - positive regulation of DNA-templated transcription, elongation [Evidence IEA]) yields the protein MSFYVAPSQQRTLRACMVCSLVQLHSKFMREGCPNCDNVLGLRGNNDAIQECTSQVFEGLVTLRDPTTSWVARWQRLDSYVPGTYAVKVTGSLPDEIISSLEDSGVKYIPRDGSTGEEEA from the exons ATGTCCTTCTACGTCGCCCCCAGCCAGCAGCGCACTCTCCGCGCCTGCATGGTGTGCTCGCTCGTCCAACTGCACAGC AAATTCATGCGCGAAGGCTGCCCCAACTGCGACAACGTCCTCGGCCTCCGCGGCAACAACGACGCGATCCAAGAATGCACGTCGCAGGTCTTCGAGGGCCTAGTGACGCTCCGCGATCCCACGACCAGCTGGGTGGCTAGGTGGCAGAGATTGGATAGTTATGTTCCCGGGACGTATGCGGTTAAGGTTACGGGGTCG CTTCCCGACGAGATTATTTCCAGTTTGGAGGATTCGGGCGTGAAGTATATTCC GAGGGACGGTAGCACGGGTGAAGAGGAGGCgtga
- the gatA gene encoding 4-aminobutyrate transaminase gatA (COG:E;~EggNog:ENOG410PHBB;~InterPro:IPR004631,IPR005814,IPR015424,IPR015421, IPR015422;~PFAM:PF00202;~SMCOG1013:aminotransferase class-III;~antiSMASH:Cluster_7.5;~go_function: GO:0003824 - catalytic activity [Evidence IEA];~go_function: GO:0003867 - 4-aminobutyrate transaminase activity [Evidence IEA];~go_function: GO:0008483 - transaminase activity [Evidence IEA];~go_function: GO:0030170 - pyridoxal phosphate binding [Evidence IEA];~go_process: GO:0009448 - gamma-aminobutyric acid metabolic process [Evidence IEA]): MAAVFRSSLRLRPTTRLSAVRTLTTTPHMRAAEKPYFPDEPSAPKLATAIPGPNNKAAAEKLDKVFDVRSLNMLTDYYKSNGNYIADLDGNVLLDVYAQIASIPVGYNNPHLRKVAESPEMVNALINRPALGNFPSHDWADILNTGILKAAPKGLNQVFTALAGSDANETAYKAAFMYYRQRERGSAETEFTEEELETTMKNQSPGSPQLSIMSFKSAFHGRLFGSLSTTRSKPIHKLDIPAFDWPQAPFPSLKYPLEEHAQENAQEEQRCLQETERLIKEWHNPVAAVVVEPIQSEGGDNHASPAFFRGLREITKRNNVLFIVDEVQTGVGATGKFWAHDHWNLETPPDMVTFSKKAQTAGYYYGNPALRPNKPYRQFNTWMGDPARALIFRGIIEEIERLNLVENTAATGDYLFSGLERLAKQYPEHLQNLRGKGQGTFIAWDTPKRDEFLVKAKGVGVNIGGSGQSAVRLRPMLVFQKHHADILLESVEKIIKQL; the protein is encoded by the exons ATGGCTGCCGTCTTCCGCTCCAGCTTGAGGCTCCGCCCGACGACGCGCCTGTCGGCCGTCCGCACTCTCACCACTACTCCGCACATGCGCGCTGCGGAGAAGCCTTATTTCCCCGATGAGCCTTCTGCTCCCAAGCTGGCCACGGCCATTCCTGGCCCCAACAacaaggctgctgctgagaagCTCGACAAGGTCTTCGATGTGCGCAGCTTGAACATGCTCACTGATTACTACAAGTCCAACGGTAACTA CATTGCTGATCTCGATGGAAACGTGCTTCTCGATGT CTATGCTCAGATTgcctccatccccgtcgGCTACAACAACCCCCACCTCCGCAAGGTGGCAGAGTCCCCCGAGATGGTCAATGCTTTGATCAACAGACCGGCTCTGGGTAACTTCCCCTCTCACGACTGGGCTGACATCCTGAACACTGGTATCCTCAAGGCTGCCCCCAAGGGCCTTAACCAGGTGTTTACCGCCCTGGCCGGCTCGGATGCCAACGAGACTGCCTACAAGGCTGCCTTTATGTACTACCGTCAGCGCGAGCGTGGCAGCGCTGAGACCGAGTtcaccgaggaggagctggagactaCCATGAAGAACCAGTCTCCTGGTTCCCCTCAGCTGTCCATCATGTCCTTCAAGTCGGCCTTCCACGGTCGTCTGTTCGGCAGTCTGTCTACAACCCGCAGCAAGCCCATCCACAAGCTGGACATCCCTGCCTTTGACTGGCCCCAggctcccttcccctccctgaaGTACCCCTTGGAGGAGCACGCTCAGGAGAACGCTCAGGAAGAGCAGCGCTGCCTGCAGGAGACTGAGCGCCTGATCAAGGAGTGGCACAACCCCGTCGCCGCTGTTGTCGTCGAGCCCATCCAGTCGGAGGGTGGTGACAACCACGCCTCCCCTGCCTTCTTCCGTGGCCTGCGTGAGATCACCAAGCGTAACAacgtcctcttcatcgttgATGAGGTGCAGACTGGTGTGGGTGCCACCGGCAAGTTCTGGGCTCACGACCACTGGAACCTGGAGACTCCCCCCGACATGGTGaccttctccaagaaggCCCAGACCGCCGGTTACTACTACGGCAACCCGGCCCTGCGTCCCAACAAGCCTTACCGTCAGTTCAACACCTGGATGGGTGACCCGGCCCGTGCTCTGATCTTCCGTGGTATCATCGAAGAGATTGAGCGCCTGAACCTGGTGGAGAACACTGCTGCCACCGGTGACTACCTCTTCTCCGGCCTGGAGCGTCTCGCCAAGCAGTACCCCGAGCACCTGCAGAACCTGCGTGGTAAGGGCCAGGGAACCTTCATTGCCTGGGACACGCCCAAGCGTGACGAGTTCTTGGTCAAGGCCAAGGGCGTTGGTGTCAACATTGGTGGCAGCGGCCAGAGCGCCGTCCGCCTGAGGCCCATGCTGGTCTTCCAGAAGCACCATG CTGATATCCTCCTGGAGAGCGTTGAGAAGATCATTAAGCAGCTGTAA
- the ppt1 gene encoding protein serine/threonine phosphatase PPT1 (BUSCO:EOG09261M78;~COG:T;~EggNog:ENOG410PGEW;~InterPro:IPR029052,IPR019734,IPR006186,IPR013026, IPR004843,IPR041753,IPR011990,IPR013235,IPR011236;~PFAM:PF08321,PF00149;~antiSMASH:Cluster_7.5;~go_function: GO:0004721 - phosphoprotein phosphatase activity [Evidence IEA];~go_function: GO:0005515 - protein binding [Evidence IEA];~go_function: GO:0016787 - hydrolase activity [Evidence IEA];~go_process: GO:0006470 - protein dephosphorylation [Evidence IEA]): MASPDLEAATALKVQGNKAFAEHEWPTAIDFYTRAIEKYDKEPSFFSNRAQAHIKLEAYGFAIADASKALELDPNYVKAYWRRALANSAILHYKEALKDFKAVIKREPNNRDAKLKLTECEKLVRRLEFEKAIEVGDPPSAFEDLDIDAMVVDEKYDGVRLEKEMTQEFIDDMIERFKNGKKIHRKYAFQIIKAVKDLVYAEPTMVEVGVKEGTRLTVCGDTHGQFFDLLEIFRLNGYPSDTHAYLFNGDFVDRGSWSTEIALLLYAYKWLRPNGIFLNRGNHETDDMNKVYGFEGECKAKYNETVFKVFSESFSALPLATLIGNKYLVLHGGLFSDDNTTLDDIRKLNRHNQRQPGQQGLMMEMLWTDPQTAPGRGPSKRGVGLQFGPDVTKRFCEKNGLEAIIRSHEVRMEGYEVEHDGRCITVFSAPKYCDTTENKGAFIKIGPELKLEYQVFEAVPHPDIKPMAYAQNSLMSSMM; the protein is encoded by the exons ATGGCTTCCCCCGATCTCGAGGCCGCCACTGCCCTCAAGGTGCAGGGGAATAAGGCCTTCGCTGAACATGAGTGGCCTACGGCTATAGATTTCTACACTAGAGCCATTGAGAAGTATGATAAGGAGCCGTCGTTCTTTAGTAACCGTGCTCAG GCACATATCAAGCTTGAGGCGTATGGCTTTGCGATCGCTGATGCCTCCAAGGCACTGGAGCTTGACCCCAACTATGTCAAG GCCTACTGGCGCCGAGCCCTTGCGAACTCCGCTATTCTGCACTACAAGGAAGCCCTGAAAGACTTCAAGGCCGTGATCAAGAGAGAGCCCAACAACCGCGATGCCAAGCTAAAGCTTACCGAGTGCGAGAAGCTCGTTCGTCGGCTTGAGTTCGAGAAGGCGATCGAGGTCGGTGATCCGCCTTCCGCTTTTGAAGATCTGGATATCGATGCGATGGTCGTGGATGAGAAGTATGATGGTGTGcgcttggagaaggaaatgaCGCAGGAGTTCATTGATGACATGATCGAGCGGTTCAAGAACGGAAAGAAGATCCATCGCAAATACGCTTTCCAAATAATCAAGGCCGTCAAGGATCTTGTCTATGCGGAGCCGAcgatggtggaggtgggtgtTAAGGAGGGTACTAGGTTGACGGTTTGCGGTGACACGCACGGCCAATTCTTCGATCTTCTCGAGATCTTCCGCCTCAACGGCTACCCTAGCGATACCCATGCTTATCTCTTCAATGGTGACTTTGTGGACCGTGGATCGTGGTCGACGGAGATTGCTCTCCTGCTGTACGCCTACAAGTGGCTGCGCCCCAACGGTATCTTCCTGAACCGTGGCAACCATGAGACGGACGACATGAACAAGGTGTATGGCTTCGAGGGCGAGTGCAAGGCCAAGTACAATGAGACGGTGTTCAAGGTCTTCTCCGAGTCCTTCTCGGCTCTGCCGCTGGCTACGTTGATCGGCAACAAGTACCTTGTGCTCCACGGCGGTCTCTTCTCGGATGACAACACTACGCTGGATGATATCCGCAAGCTGAACCGCCACAACCAGCGCCAGCCTGGACAGCAGGgcttgatgatggagatgctgTGGACAGACCCGCAGACCGCGCCCGGTCGTGGACCCAGCAAGCGCGGTGTTGGTCTTCAGTTTGGTCCGGATGTCACCAAGCGCTTCTGTGAGAAGAACGGTCTGGAAGCGATCATCCGTTCGCACGAGGTGCGCATGGAGGGCTACGAGGTCGAGCACGACGGACGGTGTATCACCGTCTTCTCTGCGCCGAAGTACTGCGACACCACGGAGAACAAGGGTGCCTTTATCAAGATTGGACCCGAGCTCAAGCTTGAGTACCAGGTGTTTGAGGCTGTTCCTCACCCGGATATTAAGCCGATG GCGTATGCGCAAAACTCTCTCATGTCGTCGATGATGTGA